DNA from Strix aluco isolate bStrAlu1 chromosome 11, bStrAlu1.hap1, whole genome shotgun sequence:
TTGTTGGATAAATACAAGCTGACTCACTGAGTATAACTCACTTAAATTTTACTAGCTAATATATCTAATAATGAATATCAACCAgaatgttcttttattttctagGTAGCTCTAGATTTGTGGGAAGATCTAAAAATTTGTAAAGAAGGTCAGAAGGAGtggcttattaaaaaaataaacgaGTCCCAGTTTATCATCATTGTGTGTTCTAAGGGAATGAAGTACTTTGTTGAAAAGAAGAACTGGAAACACAGCGGGGTAACCAAAGATGCAGGACAAGGAGAACTCTTTCTGTTTGCTGTGTTGACTGTTGCAGAGAAGCTTCGTCAAGCAAAGCAGAATTCAAATGACCTCTGCAAGTTTATTGCAGTCTACTTTGATTACTCCTGTGAAGGAGACATCCCTGGTATTCTGGATCTAAGTACAAAATACAAACTGATGGACAATCTTCCTCAGCTGTATTCACATTTACACTCCAGAGATCTTAGTGTACAGGATTCAGAGGCATTTCCTGTTAACATTAGTAAAAGGAATTATTTCAGGAGCAAATCTGGGAGGTCCCTATATGTTGCCATTTGCAATATGCATCAGTTCATTGATCAGGAACCAGATTGGTTTGAGAAACAATTTATTCCCTTCCCTCCACCTTCTTTGCATTACTCAGAGCCTGTCATGGAAAAATTTGATTCGGGCTTGGTTTTAAACGACTTAGTGAATAAACAGGTGATGGATAGTGATTTTTACCTGAAAACAGATGTAAATATTATTTCAGCGGGGAATTCAGACTCTCATTGTATAATTCAGCACTTAAACCTTGGAGAAGATATAGAAACTCAGGACATTCAAGGTGGTGGCAGCTCTGTTCTTCAGCCATTGTTACATGTTAAAGCTTCAAATCTTAAAGATATGCCTCGAGATTCTGGAATCTATGATTCATCTGTTCCTTCATCTGAATTATCTTTACCTTTAATGGAAGGACTATTGACAGACCCAATTGAAACATCTTCCATTACAGGAAGTGTTTCTTCATCATCGGGTTTAGGTAAGATACAGCAATGTTTCAAAAATTATATTCGGTTATTGTAAGCATATTTCTACCATCTCAAAATACTTAAGATAATGTGTGAGGAGCCACATAGAAGGCTGCAGAGAAAGGTAAGCATTGTATAAAGCTGGTAAAAAAGTATAGGTTTCAGTAACTttagaaaaattaatcttttccttaACTTATTGTGGGGGAGGGATTCTTAGCGAAGTAAGAGTTCACTAAAATTCTATTAATAAGTCAATTCTCATTAATTGACCTATTATTGGAGAGATGGTGTCTTTCTCCCAGGGACTCCTTCGCAGCTGGGATACTCAGCTGAGAGCTGTGTGGCTTAAGAGGGTGATACACTGAAGGCCATAAATCTAAAACTGACATCCTATTTTGCTCCAGCACATACTAGAACCTTTAGGGATATAGTCTGTACTGTGATTAACTCAAGTTTCAGAAGTACATTTGGCTTCTCATcggatgtggggctgggggaatGAACAAAAGGGTTTCAGTGGAGGAATTTAAATGCTTGGAAGACACTCTCCAAAATAGATACCCTGTTTAGATGCCTACAGTTAAAAGGTGTAAATACTGCCTCAGGCTATATAA
Protein-coding regions in this window:
- the IL17RD gene encoding interleukin-17 receptor D — encoded protein: MVLKDPKQLSPSFKRTGMESQSFVNLKFETDYFVKIVPFPSIKNESNYHPFFFRTRPCELLLQPENLVCKPYWKPRNLNVTQQGFNMQVSFDHAPHNFGFRYYFLHYKLKHEGPFKQKTCKQEQNTDTTSCILQNVSPGDYIIELVDDTNTTRKTMHYALKPVHSPWAGPIRAIAITVPLVVISAFATLFTVMCRKKQQENIYSHLDEESSESSAYAAGLHAERLHPRPKVFICYSSKDCQKHINVIQCFAYFLQDFCGCEVALDLWEDLKICKEGQKEWLIKKINESQFIIIVCSKGMKYFVEKKNWKHSGVTKDAGQGELFLFAVLTVAEKLRQAKQNSNDLCKFIAVYFDYSCEGDIPGILDLSTKYKLMDNLPQLYSHLHSRDLSVQDSEAFPVNISKRNYFRSKSGRSLYVAICNMHQFIDQEPDWFEKQFIPFPPPSLHYSEPVMEKFDSGLVLNDLVNKQVMDSDFYLKTDVNIISAGNSDSHCIIQHLNLGEDIETQDIQGGGSSVLQPLLHVKASNLKDMPRDSGIYDSSVPSSELSLPLMEGLLTDPIETSSITGSVSSSSGLGEEEPPVITATKFLVPGVCKAELHCHFHTDELQAIAPL